The Maribacter aquivivus DNA window TTCAATTAAAGACATGGTATTACTGTTCATGTCATAATATTTATCATCAAGTAAAGAAAGCTCATCCAACCTTTCATAAAGGTCGCTACCAAACAAATCGCTTTGTTGAGCTTTGTTCATTAGTTTCTTATTTTTTTGATAAATATTTTCTGCTTTTTGTACCAATTCAGCCATATCAATATCACCAATATATTTTAGACCTTTTATAATGGTTGGCATATAATCACCATACCCGTTATAGTAGAATTGTACAAAGCCACCATTTGTAACCTGTGCGTCTAAATACCACCAATAATAGAGTGCTTTTTGACCGTATGATAATGATTTACCACGCTCAATTTCATGTTCTTTATCTTGTACGAAATTTGATAATGGTTCAAGAACAAACCACCCAAAATCAAAACCACTTAACTTAAAGTAATCACCTTTATTAAGTTTTGGTTTAAAATGTTCTTTTTCATTAAACGCCCAGTAAGGATCATTCTTATTGTTGTCTTTGCGACCAAAGAATTGAAATAAACTCATTTTCTAAATTTTAAGGGATTTTTTTTTCTTTAAAAGCTATAAATGATAAATATAGAAATCTTCTACATGATGGAATAGAAAGCGATATTGTTGATTTTTAAATTAAGTAAGGAAGAATTTCTATGACTGAAGATAGAAATAGTAAACCAAGTGAAATTGTAATTATCGAATTGATTATAAGTCCAATTATTTTCTTTGTTGTATTGGGCTCTCTAATACCCATAAAAGAATACCCTAAACCGATAACCGCAGTAAAAGCAATGGCTAAAATTAAAATACCTAGTAACATTGATTTTAAGTCAGATCCTTGTTGTGTATCTAAAACCAAACTTGTTATTATGATGATAACAATTATTATTAATGCGACTATTGCATATTTATAGCTTATATTGGATTTTGGATTCTTAAATGTCATTTAGTTTTGATTGATTAACTAAGTCATGTAATAAAAGTTATAATTACATGACTTAGTATTTTAAAGCCTGTAGTATTATCTTGATCTGTGTTCTGGTAATAACGTGTATGTAAAGATATTATCATTTTGGTAATCTAAATAAAGCTCTTCGTTTCCATTACCATTTTCATAAGTAAAAACAGCTCTGCTAATTCTTCGATAATCTTCATCATTTTGACTATAAGAAATGACTTCAACGAGATTGCCATTTTCATAGGTGTATTCAATTTTACGTTGCCCTCTTTGATAGTAGATAATTTTTTTATTATCAGTATACTCAAACTTAAACGACTCTACTGTCTGAGCGATATTTTTTAGTTTATCTCCATCATACGTATAGATATATGCAGGATTTTTGACATCTTTCAGTTTTAAGTTTTTCTTTTTAGTTGCATCGGCATGGAAAGCTTCGATTATTTTACCGCCTTCGTAATTATAGAACCACTTACTTATTTGTGGTTTTTTAGCTCCGTGATATTTGATGTTTTTTAACGTCGCTATTTTACCATTTTCATCATAAGATAGTTCAAGATTGACACTGTAATAATATTGCTTAATCAAAATTGGTTTGTTGTTTTCAAGGTCCATTTCAAACCTAATCTTGTTTTCAGGATTGGTGGCTTCAATATGATTGTCACTGTATTTAAAATCTAAAGTAAAACTGTAATCAATGCTGCCATCTTGATTTTTAGTTGTTATTTTTTTTAATTTATCACCTTCATAACTTAATGTCGACCTGCCTTCAAGACTTTCTTTTTGAGTACTATGTTCATACCTATAATTTTTAATTTCAGATACACGCTGTTGTGCATTCATTTGCAAGCAAATAGCAAAGAATAATAGGGAAAATGTTTTTTTCATTGTTTAAGGGGTTTGTTGTTAATTGAATTTTCTTAATAATTAAGTAATAGAAAAAATATATTTAAAGGTTAATGATTTTTCTTATAAAATGCATTGCTAAACTTTATTCTAAGGTGAATTTACAACCCATCAAGAGCTGCAGATGAAGCTCCAAATAATGCAAGATTAGCAAAAACAAAAAGTAATAGAATGATGCCTATTAATGAGATGAATAAACCAATCATAGCAAGAGTTCTTGGTTTTTTAAAAATACCAATAAAAGAAAGTAGTAATCCTAAAAACCAAACGAACCAACCAAGAATAGGAATACAACCTATAATAAGTGTCAATATAGATAGTACAAAACCAGCAGTTCCAACACCATTACTATTACTGTTTTGATTAATTATAATGGTTTGACCATTGTTATTTTGGGAGTCGTTTTGTTGCGTTTCACTCATAATATTCAAGTAATTGGTGGTTGTGCTTAGTTTATTAACTAACCGTGGTTGTTCTTTAGAATTATTCTTCAGCCAAAATAGTAATTTCTTTTGGTAGAATTGTCTTACATTTTTTTGTAGTGTTAACAAGGTTGTCTTAAATCCCAGAACTTTTCAAGTGCTGTGCTCCAATTTTTGAAGTTTACTTTATTAACTAATGTAAGATTTGTGACGTATAAGGTTTACGATGTTATTGATTATAATTATTGTAGTTTCTGAAAAGTCAATATTAAAACAGAAGTAGCATAAATGAAAAGGGTAGTAGCCTATGACATATATAAGTACTTAAAAAATCACGTATTTAATAGCTATAATTTTCTTTTTGATATAAACTGAATTAGAGAACTGCCAGATTTGTTAATTAAAAAGTTGATCAACCTTAGATTTTTTTAAACCCAATTTGACCATTATCCATTTCATGCAATTGCCATGTAAATTCATATTTACCCCCGTAAGTATAAATATCTATCGTTTGTTCTTCTCTTTTGTATTCATATTTACCCCATTGGTTAGTTTTTTTTACAATGTAGTTTCCGCAACGTTGTGGGCTATTTAAATTCGCCGAATAAAGTCGATAAACACCACTCTTTCTAAAATCGATATTTAATGAACCTGAACTGGTATTACAATTGCCATAAACATTCAAATTTCTATTTTGATGTGGAACTATAGATTTTGTCCAGCAACCTATGATGTCAATGTTTTTATTTCTCTGATTTTGTGCAGAAATAGATAGGCTAAAAAGAATTATTAATAATAATATTATTCGTTTCATGAATAAATTATGATTCAAGAAGTGTACCAATTTAATTTAATTGAAGAGATAATTAATTTTCAATCTTTTGAGAGAAGAAGTTAATTGCACTGATACTAAATCATTCCCAATCTAAAATTTCTAATCCTATTCCTCCACTTTCAAGTGTAACTATTTTGAGCTCCATTGAATTATATTTTTCGGGTAAGCCGAGATTTTTAAAATCTTCAGGACTTTGTTCTTTGAATTCTTTTAACAACTCCTTAGAATGATAAATATTTATTATATCTGAATCCTTGTTAAAAGACCAGCTGTAATCCTTAAATGTTTCATTGCCACAAAATCCTGAAGTTAGATCGTAGTTTACTCTGCATTTGCCTGATTCAAGAAAGGTGACTATTATATTTAATTTTTCTTCTTGATTATTTGATGACTTCTCTTTTTTGAAAATGTATATATATCATCTTCTAATTCATATTCATTAAGGTCAAGCGTCCAATTGCCATAGAAATCAAATTCATAGTATGACTTATCTTGAGCATTTGCTGTTAAAGCAATTACAAAACAAATTAAAACCAAGTACATCGCTTTCTTCATACTTAATTAAACATCAAAAATTGCCCCATTATTATAATATGCATCTAGAATATCACTGACGGTCGTAACTACTTTCTCTGCATTTTCTTTACTAAAACAAAGTGGTGGTTTTGTTTTAATAACATTATCGTAAGGACCGTCTGTGCTTACTAAAATATGTCTATTTCTTAGTTCATTTTTTATATGGCTTGCTAATGCAGTATTTGGTGTTTTGGTGTTATCCTTTACGATGTCAAAACCTATAAATAGTCCTGAGCCCCGTACATCGCCAATACAGCTATATTTTTGCATAAGATTTTTTAGAAGAGACCTATAATAATCGCCAACAACTTTTGCGTTTTCTTGTAGTTTTTCTTCTGCTATAACATCTAACACAGCACTTGCAATTGCGCAAGAAACTGGATTACCTCCAAAAGAGCTGAAAAACTCTACACCTTTTTCAAAAGATGCTGCAATTTCTTGTGTGCAAACAACCGCTCCCATTGGGTGACCGTTTGCTATGGGTTTTCCTAAAATTACTATATCTGGTATGACACCATGGGCTTCATATCCCCAAAAATGATCTCCTAATCTTCCAAAACCTGTTTGTACTTCATCACTAATACATACTCCGCCTTGTGCTCTAATAGCAGGGTACACCTCTTTTAAATATCCATCTGCTAGGGGAACTTGCCCTGCGCATCCTAAAATTGGTTCACTTATAAATGCAGATATAGTATGTTTACTTTGTGCTATTTGGGAAACTGCATCTTTACCGTATAGCGTTCCTGCATTTGCAATATCAGCTGTGTATTTACCTCTGTACGTATCTGGTAAGGTTGCTTTGATTATATGATTTTTTTGACCTTCCCCTTTAGGGTTATTAAACTTGTAGTCACTAATGTCTATGGCTATTTGAGTGTTGCCGTGGTAACCAGATTCCATGACCATCATGGTGTTACTTTTGGTGTGATTATTTGCCATCCGTACCGCTAAATCACTCGCTGCGCTACCTGAATTCACAAAAAAGACTTTACTAAGATTGGGCGGAAAATGTTTTAATAATTTTTCTGCATAATCTGCTAACTCGTCATAAATATAGCGTGTATTGGTATTTAGTTTCGCCATTTGCCGTTGCGCTGCTTCCACGACTTTTGGGTGTGAATGACCAACATGCGGAATGTTATTATAGGCATCTAAAAACGTATTTCCTTCGGCATCATACATATATTGAAATGCAGACCTAACCATATGAATGGGGTCTTTATAGCTGGTAGATAAAATAGGACTTATATGTTCGTGCCTTCTTTTTAGAAGACTAGAAGTTGATACAGGTTTTTCAAAAGGAAGATTAGCTGCTTTTCTAAATTCGTTTTCAGCATGTATAGGGTTTATGGTCAACCAACGGTAAAGCATTTTCCAAGCAGATTGCTCACTTACGGATGCGTAGCTATTATCTGGATTCACCTTTTGTGCATGTGAAGAATTACAAACACTGGTGCATAACCTAGCTGCTATTAGGTAGTATAGTATACTTATTTCTTTAGCTTCTAGCGGAAGCTTTTCATGATAAGATTTTAGTAATACTACAGCCCACTCTAACGGATTCTCTTTATCATAACACGTATAGGTGATGGCAATTGCTAGTTCATTAATAAGAAAAGAATGAGCTAGATCTCCAAAATCAATAATGCCGGTAACTTTGTTGTTTTGGACCAGAATATTCCATTCGTTAGCATCGTTATGTATAATCTGTTTTCTTAATTCAGGAAAGAGTGGTCTAATATTTTCTTCAAATTGATTAAAAAAGTATCGGACAATATTGCGATCAGTGGCGTTTGTAATATCATCTATATACTTTCTGTTTAGATCAAAATATTGAAGGTCCCATTCCCATTGTCTGCTCTGTATCGTATAATTTTTAAACTCTTTTAATTTTAGGTCTAATTCCGCTAGAAATGCACCCAGAGATTCAATTAATTGCACTGTGTGTGAGACATCACCTAAAAAATCACCTTGTAAAAACGATAGCATACGGCATATAGAAGGTTGCTCTTTTATGGAAAAAGTACCTAGATAAGAACCATCTTTAAACGGAATTGGTTTTGGAACTTTATTTTTAAAATCACTTTGTAGAAATAACAGGGTATCATTCTCTGCTTTCACCATGTCAAATGATACTTCTGAGTATTTATAAGTTTTATAAATATAAGAGGAATCTGAGGTGCTAATGCTGTAATTTAAATTATCATAACCGTCAAGTTGTTTACAATCAGTAACTTGAATCCCAAATTCCTTTTCTATAAAATTATTCACATTAGACATATTCTCAAATTATATTCTAGCTAAAACTTCATCAGAAATCTAGCTATCTCATAAATATACAACCCCTAAAGTTACTATTGAAGTAGAAATGTTTTATTTGATTTCATGAATTACATTGATAAGCTAGATGGTACTTTATCATAATTTAAACTTTTAAAATATGTTGATATTATAGGCTAGGGGTAGTCTATGATGAGGAATTTGATATAAAAAAAGCAGCAAAAGCATAAAGTTTTTGCTGCGTGGGATAACAGCTTAATAAATGAACCTGTTTCCTAAACTGATCAGCTTTAATGAATAGGTTGCCCGTTCAAATAGAAGTGAGTGTTCATTTCAGTTGCACTTTTTAATCCTTCGCCTGCAAAGCATAACGATAAAGATTTCTTATAAAAATACTCTAACCTTTCTTGAGATTCATTTGATGCTACTAGAACGTATGAATGAACTGTACCAATGTGATCAACCATTTTTGTAGAATCTATAGCTTCTTGTTTAAAATCAATCTGGTCTTCAACTCGGTAATCAGTATACTGTAAATTCATCATAGCACTCGTTAATGTCGTCTGTGAAGTTAAACAAAGCGCAGTACCTAAAGTGAAATATTCAAGCGAGGTAGGTGCAAGAGGCTTATCATTTTTGTCGCTAAATTCATCTGCATATATTTCCCATGTTTCTTCAGAAGGTGTTGAAATAGTGATTTTAGTTAGATAAGGTCTTTCACTATTATTTGTTGATTCAGAAATAGCGAATATTTCAAATTCCAAATCATCCATAGTATTTAGCATTTCAAAAACTCCTTCGTTTTTAGGTACTTCTAATTCTAAAAATTCTGGTAACGTAGCGCTACTGGTAACAGAGGTCAATAAGAAATCTACATCATAAGAAATTTCAGAGGCAGATGTACCTGGTGTTGCCTTATAAGTGTCAAAATTATTTCCGTTAATTACTAAGTGCGGTTCTATAACTGTTTCATTTTTTAAGGCATTTCCTGCTGTCCATGCTTGGAGGGCAAGGTTGATTACATCTTGAACTTTAGCTTGAGATACATCGCTATCAATAATAATATTGGTAGTAGTTACATCTAAAAATCCTGCCCCATTGCTTGATGACATTTTGTTCCAACGAAATTTATTTAATACTTCTACTTTTATATTATTTAATAACACATCTTTTTCTTTTGCCGTTTTCAACAGTTGTGTATGTAAATTTGAAGAGATACCTGCAGTGTAATAGCTAAGTGGTGATGGACCAAACGGATAAGCGCCTTCCGCTGCACCTTCATCTGCAAGTACCTGCCAACCTGTGTAATCATCTATACCTAAAGTTTGAACCATGCCTTTTTTAAGCATACGTGACTTTTCATTTTTCACCATTTCTGTGATTGCGACTGTATAGCTATTTTTAGAAATAGTATCAACCACACTAGGTTCAAAAGATGCCGGAGCTAAGGCTTCCTCATTACGTTCAATTACTTGATATTCTTGATAGTTATCATAGCTTTCACCTTTAGACATCATGAACAAAATCATGTTTCGCTGCTCTGTAGGCATTGAAAACCAAATTACTGCTGCTACAACACCTATAATTGACAGAATGACTACTAAAGTTTTAAGGATAAAATTTTTCTTCTTTTTCATGATTGTAGTTTAATTGTTTGAAAAACAAATAAATAGTACCGCAAGTTACTTTGTAGTCTGTTGAAAATGTATGACTTAAATCAGTAGCTGCGCTTATATACAGGTTTTTTCAAAATCGATGATTTAGAAGAATAGGTTATCGGGATTTTTGTTGGTTAGAAATCTGTTTGTTAAGATATTTGGTATTTGTTGATATGGACTTACTCTAAAAAAAATTGAGCAACATTACGTATATCTGTAGCTAATTGTTCATTCTCATAAACAGATTTCATTAGCAGAATTTAAATCACCTGAAGCCAATATCTTATTTTCAATTATTTCGCACTGTCCATAATAAATATGTCATAAGCTTTTATTCAGTGACAAATTATTCTTTACAAAATGATGAGAATAAGAACTGTTTTTTGCAGTATACATAATACCCCAAATGGATCATATAATTAATTTTGAGAAAAAGAATAAAGGAATATAAGTATTCGTTTTCAGTGCTTTTTAAATTGAATTTTAACGGTAGTAAAATATAGAATAACAGTTAAGTTAGTGTTGCAGTTATAATTCGTTTCAAAAATCAATTTAGCAGAATCTAAAGCTATTTTTTAGACGTAATTTCTGTTTAATAAATTCGAAGGCAATGCATTTTAGGGGTTAAAGTATCCGTTTTTTTTTAATACTAATCTCTTAATAGGTTTCAAATTCAGAAAAGAGTTCATTTTTAAGCTCGCTCCATTCGTTTTTAATGATACTATAATAGACGTCAGTTCTACTTTCTCCATTAGATGCGATGTAATTATTTCTAAAAACACCTTCCTTTTGTGCGCCTAATTTTTCAATTGCTTTTAATGACCTTAAGTTAGCTTTATCTGCACTAAATTGTATTCTTCTAAACCCAATTTCTTCAAAGCCAAATTTCAATAGTTCATACTTGCAGGCTTTGTTTATACCTGAACCTTGAAATTCTGTTCCGTACCAGGTCCATCCAATTTCGCATTTTTGGCTAGAGGTGTTTAAGTTGCCGTATCTTGTACTGCCTGCAACTTTATTGGTTAGTTTGTCTATAACTAGAAACGGATAGCACAAGCCGCTGTTTTTGTCTTTAATCGTCTTTGAGATGTAATTCTTTAAGCCTTGTTCGTTATTTACGCTCATTCCCATAAATTCCCAGATTTCTTTATCGAAAATTATTTCTTTGAGCTCTTCATTTCGTTCATTCTCAAAAGGGAGCAATAGTACACGATCGTTTTCAAGCTGAATTTTTGTTTTTAATAATTTTGGTTTCATTTTTAATTTCTAATAATTTTTAATTTATGGTAAGTAGGGTGGTAGACAAACAATTATTTTCGATACATCTACAATTCATTATTTTTAATGCTAAATCAAAATATTTGGTAGATTTTGTAAACGTATAATGATTCGAGAGATAACCGCAAATTGCTCTATCTTTTTTAGCTAATATTAATCAATCGTTTCATATACTAAATGTCTCAGTTTCATTAAAACAAAAGTGAATACACAGAAAATCATTAAAAAGAGCTACAATAGATACCGTAACATTTTTTTTCTAATGATTTTCAGCTTGTTTCTTCTCAAGTTCTATTCCACATAATTTCACCATCATTTCCTATATGGAGCCACCTATATCTCTATAAATTCGCACATGTAGCATTCTTAATGTAAACTATGAATAAAAATAATAAGTGGAATGGAAAGGAGCTAATTGCCATTCTTACTTTGTTTTTTTCAATCTTTTTGCTTCTTTCTTTTCTTTAGCTGTTTTTACTGGTTCCTTTTTTACATTTTTCTTTGCATCTTGACTTTTACCCATAACTTTTTATTTAAATAATTAGTAGCCTATTTTCAATCGTTCTTTAAACCTATTCTTTATGTAGAATTTGAAATTTATTCCAAATCTCTAATCCAACGAATTCTATTTCGTGTTAATCTATAATCGTTAAGAGTTTTGGTGCTTGTTTTCATCCAAAGGGAATCCCCTTTAAATATGCCTTGATAAATATAAACTTTATTCTCAAGGGCTTTGTAAGTTAATTCGTGAGAGGTTTGGTCATCACCATATAAATCTGTTAAATGTAATTTTTTGGTCAATGTATCTGCTGTAAACTTGTAACGATCGGTTGTATTATCTTCATTTAAAACCATTAAGGTTTCGGGTAAATAAGATAAATCGTTTATCCTTATAACATTCCAGCGATTACCATTAATTTTATTCTTAGGTATTGTATCTCCATTCTTTACAAATATTTCAATGTCATGTGAACTTGTAAAATTTTCATAATGATTACTATGCTGTTGTTCTATTCTTTCTGTCAAGTCAAGGCTAAACGAGACAAAAACATATAGCAATAATGCACCTTTAGTGATATATCTAATGTTTCTGCTTTTTGATCCTTCAAAAAGAGGCATGTAGATAGCCGCAGTGGAGGGTCTATTTCTTAAGAAAAAAACATATAATTGTTTTAAATCATCCCACATTAAAACCACAATCATAATAAGTAAATGAATCGCAAACATCTTAACAATGACGTCGTACCCGATATCCATTAATACAACATTAGTCATCGCTATTAACAACAAAAAAGCACCTAAAGAAGTTGTTCTTCTAAATAGTAACAGCAAGCCGCCTACAACCTCTATCAACCCTGCAGTAATACCATAGAATTTAGAATAACTCATAAAAGCCCATACCAAATTCATTCCATTATGTTCGCCAATTGGAGTTTCTAAGCTATCAATATCCATTGTGCCAAACTGTAGTAAGAACACTTTTGAAAGCCCATAAAGAATTAGCGTAAGACCTATATGATATCTAAGTATTGTTTGTAAAAGTATTTTAAGTTTATTGTTGTACTCTTTTTTAATTTTAGAATCAATGAATACCCAAATTAATGCACCTATTAAAGAAATTACAGCAACCAAAAGAAACCTGGTAAAATCATATTTAGAGTCCAAACCGTTTAACAATATATCTTTGTTGTATTCCCAACCCAAAAATATTTCTCCAAACCCTATTGTAATTCCCTTCCAAAATGAAAAATTATTTGTATCAATCTCATTGATATACTCAAATCCGTATGGATAGATGTACAAGAGAAAATATAGAAATACAAATCGTAATATGAGCTTCTGTATTGTAGTCAATGGTTTTGGTTTAAGAGAACTCAATGAGTGTTAATTTTTAATCTTTGGTAGCGGTTAGTCTAGTATGTTTAGTTCTCAGTTTGAAGATACTATAATTATATAAATAGAGAATAGTGATTAAGTGGTTGAGTACTCAATTACTATTTAATTTTTACTAACGAGATTTACTGTAAACCATTGATATATAGGGTAGATTGTGTTCGTTTGGTTTTTAATTGGCTAGCTTTTAAAAAAAACAAGAAACTTCGACCGCTGAATATTCAAAATCTTGCTTGTTATTTTGTTTATAAGTAAGGGGAATTCCAACTTTTAACGATTAGACCGCAATGGTTTATAAGAGTAATTGAAAGATATTTAAAAGCTTATATCTATCTTGTGTAATCGTTTAATTCTTTTTAATTATGAAAAATTTAGTTCTAATAATAGTGGTCATTTTTTGTACGGTTATGACTTATGGGCAAACTGAAATTGTTCCAAAAACTCCCTTCACTAAAACCTATTTAGCTGTTTGGCTTGCAGCTAGTGAACACTCATTAGATGTAGCTAAAGCAATGCCAGAAGAACTGTATTCGTATAAACCAACAGCTGTAAGTAAGTCTTTTGGTGAACAAATGGTACATATTGGATATACAGTGGAGCTACTTACAAAACGTTATGTGCAAGGAATGGAAGTAAAACCCAATACACCTGATGCTTTGAAGATGACGAAGGCTGAGATTATTGAATTGTTACAAAATGGGTTTGCTTATACTACGAATGTAATTGGTACCATAGAACAGGAACAATTAGATGAGTCTTGTGTAATGTATCATAGTGGTAATATTGTGAGTAGGGCATTTGCCTTTTTTTATGTACAAGATCATATGACCAACCACAGGGCCAAAGCAAATTTATATCTTCGAATGAATAATATACAACCACCAGAATACACTTGGTAAAAAAGCACATTAACTCTTTGAAGTTCTGTTTTTATAGATGTTTAACGACGCCTTTGCAAAGCGTAGTTCAAAGGCAAGTAAACTTTAGGATTCCGTTTTCGCACTAAGCGAAAGCTTATTGTATAGTTTTATTTTTTCTTGTAGATAGCTAAATCCATTCCCGATAGCTATCGGGATTAGCGATTTCATAAATATACACATACCTTTCGGTTTAGCCCTAAGGTCCCCATTGTGTTTAGGTAGTGTTACCCAACCTATTTTCTGTCCGAGTTGTTTTCCCCTCAATATTGGTAAGACCATCAGCACAACAGTTGCGTTTGAGTAAGAAGTACATCCTTGTAATGTTTTCAAGTACATTTATTCCAACCGAGTTATTTTCTCGTCAAACCATACATTTTCATAACCTTTATCATCGATTTGAAATCTAAAACCAATATCAAGGCTTAGATATTTTAAAATTGCGGGTTGCATTTCGATTAAATGTTCAGCGTGAATAGGTTTGAAAAAATCAGTAGAATCTGACCATTCTTCGCTCCAA harbors:
- a CDS encoding aminotransferase class III-fold pyridoxal phosphate-dependent enzyme, whose translation is MSNVNNFIEKEFGIQVTDCKQLDGYDNLNYSISTSDSSYIYKTYKYSEVSFDMVKAENDTLLFLQSDFKNKVPKPIPFKDGSYLGTFSIKEQPSICRMLSFLQGDFLGDVSHTVQLIESLGAFLAELDLKLKEFKNYTIQSRQWEWDLQYFDLNRKYIDDITNATDRNIVRYFFNQFEENIRPLFPELRKQIIHNDANEWNILVQNNKVTGIIDFGDLAHSFLINELAIAITYTCYDKENPLEWAVVLLKSYHEKLPLEAKEISILYYLIAARLCTSVCNSSHAQKVNPDNSYASVSEQSAWKMLYRWLTINPIHAENEFRKAANLPFEKPVSTSSLLKRRHEHISPILSTSYKDPIHMVRSAFQYMYDAEGNTFLDAYNNIPHVGHSHPKVVEAAQRQMAKLNTNTRYIYDELADYAEKLLKHFPPNLSKVFFVNSGSAASDLAVRMANNHTKSNTMMVMESGYHGNTQIAIDISDYKFNNPKGEGQKNHIIKATLPDTYRGKYTADIANAGTLYGKDAVSQIAQSKHTISAFISEPILGCAGQVPLADGYLKEVYPAIRAQGGVCISDEVQTGFGRLGDHFWGYEAHGVIPDIVILGKPIANGHPMGAVVCTQEIAASFEKGVEFFSSFGGNPVSCAIASAVLDVIAEEKLQENAKVVGDYYRSLLKNLMQKYSCIGDVRGSGLFIGFDIVKDNTKTPNTALASHIKNELRNRHILVSTDGPYDNVIKTKPPLCFSKENAEKVVTTVSDILDAYYNNGAIFDV
- a CDS encoding OsmC family protein is translated as MKKKKNFILKTLVVILSIIGVVAAVIWFSMPTEQRNMILFMMSKGESYDNYQEYQVIERNEEALAPASFEPSVVDTISKNSYTVAITEMVKNEKSRMLKKGMVQTLGIDDYTGWQVLADEGAAEGAYPFGPSPLSYYTAGISSNLHTQLLKTAKEKDVLLNNIKVEVLNKFRWNKMSSSNGAGFLDVTTTNIIIDSDVSQAKVQDVINLALQAWTAGNALKNETVIEPHLVINGNNFDTYKATPGTSASEISYDVDFLLTSVTSSATLPEFLELEVPKNEGVFEMLNTMDDLEFEIFAISESTNNSERPYLTKITISTPSEETWEIYADEFSDKNDKPLAPTSLEYFTLGTALCLTSQTTLTSAMMNLQYTDYRVEDQIDFKQEAIDSTKMVDHIGTVHSYVLVASNESQERLEYFYKKSLSLCFAGEGLKSATEMNTHFYLNGQPIH
- a CDS encoding GNAT family N-acetyltransferase translates to MKPKLLKTKIQLENDRVLLLPFENERNEELKEIIFDKEIWEFMGMSVNNEQGLKNYISKTIKDKNSGLCYPFLVIDKLTNKVAGSTRYGNLNTSSQKCEIGWTWYGTEFQGSGINKACKYELLKFGFEEIGFRRIQFSADKANLRSLKAIEKLGAQKEGVFRNNYIASNGESRTDVYYSIIKNEWSELKNELFSEFETY
- a CDS encoding DoxX family protein, with translation MSSLKPKPLTTIQKLILRFVFLYFLLYIYPYGFEYINEIDTNNFSFWKGITIGFGEIFLGWEYNKDILLNGLDSKYDFTRFLLVAVISLIGALIWVFIDSKIKKEYNNKLKILLQTILRYHIGLTLILYGLSKVFLLQFGTMDIDSLETPIGEHNGMNLVWAFMSYSKFYGITAGLIEVVGGLLLLFRRTTSLGAFLLLIAMTNVVLMDIGYDVIVKMFAIHLLIMIVVLMWDDLKQLYVFFLRNRPSTAAIYMPLFEGSKSRNIRYITKGALLLYVFVSFSLDLTERIEQQHSNHYENFTSSHDIEIFVKNGDTIPKNKINGNRWNVIRINDLSYLPETLMVLNEDNTTDRYKFTADTLTKKLHLTDLYGDDQTSHELTYKALENKVYIYQGIFKGDSLWMKTSTKTLNDYRLTRNRIRWIRDLE
- a CDS encoding DinB family protein — encoded protein: MKNLVLIIVVIFCTVMTYGQTEIVPKTPFTKTYLAVWLAASEHSLDVAKAMPEELYSYKPTAVSKSFGEQMVHIGYTVELLTKRYVQGMEVKPNTPDALKMTKAEIIELLQNGFAYTTNVIGTIEQEQLDESCVMYHSGNIVSRAFAFFYVQDHMTNHRAKANLYLRMNNIQPPEYTW
- a CDS encoding immunity protein Imm33 domain-containing protein, with amino-acid sequence MEAQKAICKKYSSDLIPINEQLFIGLGTDLEFTPINGLRHPKHETMNGWYIWSEEWSDSTDFFKPIHAEHLIEMQPAILKYLSLDIGFRFQIDDKGYENVWFDEKITRLE